The following coding sequences lie in one Phaeodactylum tricornutum CCAP 1055/1 chromosome 12, whole genome shotgun sequence genomic window:
- a CDS encoding predicted protein, whose protein sequence is MSDQASEKSPTLTGKNLQKFYAQHDVNLESLLEAGNGCFPCRFIRLNPRWDRDETLQLLKAELPTPSVYPIPVPWLDDAFGFYALPGDFPLQRSKSFQSARVYGHDVSSGAAVAALLTDQHDAHTPIIEAAGAHSETHNGQPLQLRVLDLCCSPGLKLCAMSDFLNHQGTPAMVIGVDVSESRMAVCKKVVHKYQLMHEGITRSSTLATPSDDSRIRLYLADGTTFGMENRSLNLVFDSVAASEENVLGKRKRMNKSARARQRKRLDALISLEQPKHCDSLLSSSNTPIISLFDRVLNCKSD, encoded by the exons ATGTCGGATCAGGCGTCGGAAAAAAGCCCCACACTGACCGGAAAGAATCTTCAAAAATTCTACGCACAGCACGATGTGAATCTGGAAAGCCTATTGGAAGCCGGAAATGGATGTTTCCCCTGCCGATTTATACGTTTGAATCCGCGGTGGGATCGGGATGAGACACTGCAATTGCTCAAG GCTGAATTGCCAACACCGAGTGTGTACCCCATTCCGGTCCCGTGGTTAGACGATGCGTTTGGTTTTTACGCGTTGCCGGGAGACTTTCCTCTGCAACGATCCAAGTCGTTCCAGTCAGCTCGTGTCTACGGACACGATGTAAGCTCCGGTGCTGCCGTGGCAGCCTTGTTGACGGATCAGCACGACGCCCACACGCCAATCATTGAGGCGGCGGGTGCACATTCGGAAACGCACAACGGGCAGCCATTGCAGCTACGCGTTTTAGATTTGTGCTGTTCACCGGGATTGAAACTTTGTGCCATGTCGGACTTTTTGAATCACCAGGGTACCCCGGCAATGGTAATTGGTGTGGATGTATCGGAGTCGCGCATGGCGGTGTGCAAAAAAGTCGTACACAAGTATCAATTAATGCACGAAGGCATCACCAGGAGTAGTACATTGGCAACACCAAGCGACGACTCACGAATTCGTTTATATCTGGCCGACGGCACTACATTTGGTATGGAAAATCGATCGCTCAACTTGGTTTTTGACTCAGTGGCGGCGAGTGAGGAGAATGTTTTGGGGAAGCGAAAACGGATGAACAAAAGTGCCAGGGCCCGTCAACGGAAGCGACTAGACGCACTGATTAGCTTAGAGCAACCCAAACATTGTGATTCTTTGCTGTCATCTAGTAATACGCCCATCATCAGCCTATTTGATCGAGTGCTG AACTGCAAAAGCGATTAA